The Triticum aestivum cultivar Chinese Spring chromosome 7B, IWGSC CS RefSeq v2.1, whole genome shotgun sequence genome window below encodes:
- the LOC123162290 gene encoding stromal cell-derived factor 2-like protein isoform X2 has product MAAASFALALVLYLGLDLPEASPSQSYAADSDSTVEISYGSVIKLMHERTKFRLHSHDVPYGSGSGQQSVTSFPNVDDANSYWIVRPQPDTSAKQGHAITPGTIVRLQHMRTRKWLHSHLHASPITGNLEVSCFGGEGESDTGDYWMLEIECCGADCRGGLINCVCHSTK; this is encoded by the exons ATGGCCGCCGCGTCGTTCGCGCTCGCGCTTGTGCTCTACCTCGGCCTCGACCTCCCCGAGGCGTCGCCGTCGCAGTCCTACGCCGCCGACTCGGACAGCACTGTGGAG ATTTCCTACGGATCAGTGATCAAGTTGATGCATGAGAGGACCAAGTTTCGGCTGCATTCCCACGACGTGCCGTATGGATCTGGTAGCGGCCAGCAATCGGTCACCAGCTTCCCCAATGTGGATGACGCCAACAGCTACTGG ATTGTGAGACCTCAACCGGATACTTCAGCAAAACAAGGTCATGCTATAACACCTGGAACAATCGTCAGGCTTCAACATATGAGGACTAGAAAGTGGTTGCACAGCCATCTGCATGCTTCTCCCATTACGGGGAATCTGGAG GTTAGTTGCTTTGGTGGTGAGGGTGAGTCAGATACAGGAGACTATTGGAT GCTCGAGATTGAATGTTGCGGGGCAGATTGTAGGGGTGGTCTGATCAATTGTGTCTGTCATTCCACCAAATGA
- the LOC123162290 gene encoding stromal cell-derived factor 2-like protein isoform X1, which translates to MAAASFALALVLYLGLDLPEASPSQSYAADSDSTVEISYGSVIKLMHERTKFRLHSHDVPYGSGSGQQSVTSFPNVDDANSYWIVRPQPDTSAKQGHAITPGTIVRLQHMRTRKWLHSHLHASPITGNLEVSCFGGEGESDTGDYWIKKRTSGSKIDQRRSTRASHGLVVCVSPRARQVSVWSDGVMYLG; encoded by the exons ATGGCCGCCGCGTCGTTCGCGCTCGCGCTTGTGCTCTACCTCGGCCTCGACCTCCCCGAGGCGTCGCCGTCGCAGTCCTACGCCGCCGACTCGGACAGCACTGTGGAG ATTTCCTACGGATCAGTGATCAAGTTGATGCATGAGAGGACCAAGTTTCGGCTGCATTCCCACGACGTGCCGTATGGATCTGGTAGCGGCCAGCAATCGGTCACCAGCTTCCCCAATGTGGATGACGCCAACAGCTACTGG ATTGTGAGACCTCAACCGGATACTTCAGCAAAACAAGGTCATGCTATAACACCTGGAACAATCGTCAGGCTTCAACATATGAGGACTAGAAAGTGGTTGCACAGCCATCTGCATGCTTCTCCCATTACGGGGAATCTGGAG GTTAGTTGCTTTGGTGGTGAGGGTGAGTCAGATACAGGAGACTATTGGAT AAAAAAGAGGACTAGTGGATCGAAGATTGATCAAAGGAGGTCAACCAGGGCGTCACATGGCTTGGTGGTGTGTGTcagccctagggcgcgccaggtGTCTGTGTGgtctgatggagtcatgtacctagggtag